A window from Paraburkholderia acidiphila encodes these proteins:
- a CDS encoding adenylosuccinate synthase, translating into MSNVVVVGAQWGDEGKGRIVDWLAEKADIVVRYNGGHNAGHTLVVDGQTYKLALLPSGVVRGKLGLIGNGVALDPEALFAEIDRMAALGVRVTPDVLQIAETATLVLPVHRAIDAAQERMRAKPLGTTLRGIGPAYEDKVGRRGLRVCDLAEPELLAQKLGVLLEHHNAWLRGSGQDPFPLEPMLSNLLAMAPRILPFVGRVWEQLDHAHASGKRVVFEGSQAVMLDVDWGSYPYVTSSSTIAAGAASGAGIAPSHLGRVLGVSKVYATRVGEGPFTSEVDGALGDELRQRGGEYGVNTGRPRRCGWLDTVQLRQSCKVAGINQLALTKLDVLDGFESVQLCVGYLLDGARIDYMPSTNAEQQRLQPVLRRFDGWVGSTRGVRSYGELPPQAAALIDAIRSEVGVPVAMVTTGPERDDAIVLQPPFA; encoded by the coding sequence ATGTCGAATGTCGTCGTGGTCGGCGCGCAGTGGGGCGACGAGGGGAAGGGCCGGATCGTGGATTGGCTGGCGGAGAAGGCGGACATCGTCGTTCGGTACAACGGCGGGCACAACGCCGGCCACACGCTGGTGGTGGACGGCCAAACCTACAAGCTCGCGCTGCTCCCGAGCGGCGTGGTGCGCGGCAAGCTCGGCCTGATCGGCAACGGCGTTGCGCTCGATCCCGAGGCGCTGTTCGCGGAGATCGACCGGATGGCCGCGTTGGGCGTGCGCGTGACGCCTGACGTGCTGCAAATCGCCGAAACGGCGACGCTGGTCCTGCCCGTGCATCGCGCAATCGACGCCGCCCAGGAGCGGATGCGCGCGAAGCCGCTTGGCACCACGCTGCGCGGCATCGGCCCGGCCTATGAAGACAAGGTTGGCCGCCGCGGCCTGCGCGTGTGCGACCTTGCCGAACCGGAACTGCTGGCCCAGAAGCTCGGCGTCTTGCTCGAACACCATAACGCGTGGCTTCGCGGTTCGGGCCAGGACCCGTTCCCGCTCGAGCCGATGTTGAGCAACCTGCTTGCCATGGCGCCGCGCATCCTGCCGTTCGTGGGCCGTGTCTGGGAACAGCTCGACCACGCGCATGCGTCGGGCAAACGCGTGGTATTCGAAGGCTCGCAAGCGGTCATGCTGGACGTGGATTGGGGCAGCTACCCGTACGTCACATCGTCGAGCACCATCGCGGCCGGCGCGGCCAGCGGCGCCGGCATTGCCCCGTCGCACCTCGGGCGGGTGCTGGGCGTCAGCAAGGTCTATGCAACGCGGGTTGGCGAAGGCCCGTTCACGTCGGAAGTGGACGGCGCGCTCGGCGACGAACTGAGGCAGCGCGGCGGCGAGTACGGCGTCAACACCGGCCGCCCGCGCCGCTGCGGCTGGCTCGACACCGTGCAGCTGCGTCAGAGCTGCAAGGTCGCGGGCATCAACCAGCTGGCGCTGACCAAGCTCGACGTGCTCGATGGCTTCGAGTCGGTGCAGCTCTGTGTGGGTTATCTGCTCGATGGCGCGCGCATCGACTACATGCCGTCCACGAATGCCGAGCAGCAGCGCCTTCAGCCGGTGCTCAGGCGTTTCGACGGCTGGGTCGGGTCGACCCGGGGCGTGCGCTCGTATGGCGAGCTGCCCCCGCAGGCAGCGGCGCTGATCGACGCGATCCGGAGCGAAGTCGGCGTGCCCGTGGCGATGGTCACCACCGGCCCTGAGCGCGACGACGCCATTGTTCTGCAACCGCCGTTCGCCTAA
- a CDS encoding DUF3820 family protein: MQAPDLERLVTLAMPFGKYKGRLIADLPGHYLNWFAREGFPPGEIGRLLALMHELDHNGLKGLLEPLRKRA, translated from the coding sequence ATGCAAGCCCCAGACCTCGAACGCCTCGTCACCCTCGCCATGCCCTTCGGCAAATACAAAGGCCGGCTCATTGCCGACCTGCCCGGGCATTACCTCAACTGGTTCGCCCGCGAAGGGTTTCCGCCTGGCGAGATCGGCCGGCTGCTCGCGCTGATGCACGAGCTCGATCACAACGGCCTGAAGGGCTTGCTCGAGCCGCTGCGCAAACGCGCCTAG
- a CDS encoding MFS transporter, which produces MKIAPTPVQSTDRSRPASRNRSQTAFGILGVTSASHLLNDMLQSLMIAVYPIFKAGLHLSYWQIGFVTLAYQVTASLLQPLIGRFTDRKPQPYSLPLAMVFSFCGVFALSRAQRFLALIGAAMLVGVGSSVFHPETSRVARMASGGRHGLAQSIFQVGGNAGSAIGPLLAALIVVPNGQGSLAWFTAAALLAMILLWHVSGWYEDQLAQSRRRKAAVEVPALDSRAVAPVVGILMVLMFSKYFYTVSISNYLTFYLTEKFGISVRAAQLHLFLFLGAVAVGTLIGGPLGDRLGRKAVIWFSILGAAPFTIALPHANLAVTTVLIVLIGLIVSSAFSAILVYAQELMPGRVGMVSGLFFGFAFGLGGIGAATLGWLADHFGIPTVYSLCAWLPLLGIVAVFLPKRPAAIESTQDRK; this is translated from the coding sequence ATGAAGATCGCGCCCACTCCAGTTCAAAGCACGGATAGATCGAGACCGGCAAGCCGGAATCGAAGCCAGACGGCCTTCGGGATACTCGGCGTCACAAGCGCATCGCACTTGCTCAACGACATGCTTCAATCGTTGATGATCGCCGTCTATCCGATCTTCAAGGCCGGGCTGCATCTGTCTTACTGGCAGATCGGCTTTGTCACGCTGGCTTACCAGGTCACGGCCAGCCTTCTCCAACCGCTGATCGGGCGCTTCACGGATCGCAAGCCGCAACCCTATTCGCTGCCGCTCGCGATGGTGTTCAGTTTCTGCGGCGTGTTCGCGCTGTCGAGGGCACAGAGGTTTCTCGCCTTGATCGGCGCGGCGATGCTGGTGGGCGTCGGCTCGTCCGTATTTCATCCGGAAACATCGCGCGTGGCGCGGATGGCCTCCGGTGGTCGTCACGGGCTTGCCCAATCCATTTTCCAGGTGGGCGGCAATGCCGGAAGCGCGATCGGTCCGCTGCTCGCAGCGTTGATCGTCGTCCCCAACGGCCAGGGCAGCCTTGCATGGTTCACGGCCGCCGCCCTGCTGGCGATGATTTTGCTGTGGCATGTGAGCGGGTGGTATGAAGACCAGCTCGCGCAAAGCAGGCGCCGCAAAGCGGCCGTCGAGGTTCCCGCGCTCGACTCGCGTGCGGTGGCGCCGGTTGTCGGCATCCTGATGGTGCTGATGTTTTCCAAGTACTTCTACACAGTCAGCATCAGCAACTACCTGACCTTCTATTTAACGGAGAAGTTTGGAATTAGCGTGCGTGCAGCGCAATTGCATCTGTTCCTGTTTCTCGGCGCGGTGGCCGTGGGGACCCTGATTGGCGGCCCGCTCGGCGACCGGCTCGGCAGAAAGGCCGTGATCTGGTTTTCGATCCTCGGCGCCGCGCCTTTTACGATCGCGCTGCCTCACGCCAATCTCGCGGTGACGACAGTGTTGATCGTGCTGATCGGCCTGATCGTCTCGTCGGCGTTTTCGGCCATTCTCGTCTACGCGCAGGAACTGATGCCGGGGCGCGTCGGGATGGTATCCGGCTTGTTTTTCGGCTTCGCGTTCGGCCTGGGCGGGATCGGTGCCGCCACGCTGGGTTGGCTGGCGGATCACTTCGGTATCCCGACGGTTTACAGCCTTTGCGCGTGGCTACCCTTGCTTGGCATCGTCGCCGTGTTTCTGCCGAAACGGCCGGCTGCAATCGAGTCCACGCAGGACCGGAAATGA
- a CDS encoding VOC family protein: MASFQPNGWHTVTPRIVVRGAENLVAFIKTVFQAQGEWRHGLPAEIRIGDSVVMVSGSDGLRDPMPAFLYVYVEDTDSTYQRAMAAHAISLEPPTDLPYGDRRAMVRDPWGNTWQIATHQRDLSAAEIRSRLGNAG; this comes from the coding sequence ATGGCCAGTTTCCAACCCAATGGATGGCACACCGTCACGCCGCGAATCGTCGTGCGGGGCGCGGAAAACCTTGTCGCGTTCATCAAGACGGTGTTTCAGGCGCAGGGCGAATGGCGTCACGGGCTGCCCGCCGAAATCAGGATCGGCGATTCCGTCGTGATGGTCAGCGGATCGGACGGCCTGCGCGATCCCATGCCGGCATTCCTGTATGTCTACGTCGAGGATACCGACTCGACGTACCAGCGCGCGATGGCGGCACATGCGATCTCGCTCGAGCCTCCAACCGATCTGCCCTACGGCGACAGGCGCGCGATGGTCAGAGATCCGTGGGGAAACACCTGGCAGATCGCCACCCATCAGCGCGACCTCAGCGCCGCCGAGATCCGTTCAAGGTTGGGCAACGCGGGTTAG
- a CDS encoding MerR family transcriptional regulator, protein MKIGELAQRTGLAASRIRFYEGLGLLKAEREPNGYRTYTPQAVLVLDLIATAQQAGFSLDEIRMLLPPDLTQWKPGSLVETLRGKVQDIEALEMRLAQSKAHLVALLAEIEAKPADMDCTANAKRVLSRLRSGEVKAPALQAADVTTLRKAKRRGPTRSG, encoded by the coding sequence ATGAAAATAGGTGAACTTGCGCAGCGCACGGGCCTGGCGGCTTCGCGCATTCGCTTCTACGAAGGTCTCGGCTTGCTGAAGGCCGAGCGCGAGCCGAACGGCTATCGGACGTATACGCCTCAAGCCGTGCTGGTGCTCGATCTGATTGCGACGGCACAGCAAGCCGGTTTCAGTCTGGACGAGATTCGCATGTTGCTGCCGCCCGATCTGACACAGTGGAAGCCCGGCTCGCTCGTCGAAACGCTGCGCGGCAAGGTGCAGGATATCGAGGCACTGGAAATGCGGCTCGCGCAGAGCAAGGCGCATCTCGTCGCGCTTCTGGCTGAAATCGAAGCGAAACCGGCAGACATGGATTGCACCGCCAACGCGAAGCGCGTGCTGTCCCGGCTGCGCTCGGGGGAAGTCAAAGCGCCTGCCCTGCAAGCCGCAGACGTCACGACGCTGCGCAAAGCGAAGCGCCGCGGGCCGACCAGGAGTGGCTAG
- a CDS encoding AraC family transcriptional regulator produces the protein MPRHASTQRDHHRDTVPVSSRAVDFPPGHIRPLHHHAAAQLIYAAAGVMVVSSAAGQWVVPPTQAIWMPAYTAHTVRMVNAVAMRTLYIQPDAASGLPERCHTVAISDLLRQLILSAMDITGDYTADSRDGRLMGLLLDELNFLPVLPLHLPLPTHPYLVEICQRILDAPDDKRTLRDWAQVVGVNPKTVQRTFAQQVSMTFGQWRQQARLLMALERLATGQNVLDVALSMGYDSPSAFTSMFRKQLGVVPSEYFRIGE, from the coding sequence ATGCCTCGCCACGCTTCCACTCAGCGCGATCACCATCGCGACACGGTCCCCGTGAGCAGCCGGGCGGTCGATTTCCCGCCTGGCCACATACGCCCGTTGCACCATCATGCGGCCGCACAACTGATTTACGCGGCCGCTGGCGTCATGGTGGTCAGCAGCGCAGCGGGCCAATGGGTCGTGCCGCCGACCCAGGCCATCTGGATGCCGGCCTACACCGCGCATACGGTACGCATGGTGAATGCCGTGGCGATGCGAACGCTCTACATCCAGCCGGACGCGGCAAGCGGTTTGCCAGAGCGTTGCCATACGGTTGCGATCTCCGATCTCCTGCGGCAGCTGATTCTGAGCGCCATGGACATCACGGGCGATTACACAGCCGATTCACGCGACGGGAGACTAATGGGATTGCTGCTCGATGAGCTGAACTTCCTGCCAGTGCTCCCCCTGCATCTCCCGCTTCCCACCCATCCGTATCTCGTCGAGATTTGCCAACGGATACTCGATGCGCCGGACGACAAGCGAACGCTGCGTGACTGGGCGCAGGTGGTCGGCGTCAACCCAAAGACTGTGCAGCGCACCTTCGCCCAGCAAGTGAGCATGACGTTCGGGCAGTGGCGGCAGCAGGCGCGTCTGCTGATGGCGTTGGAGCGGCTCGCGACCGGGCAGAACGTTCTGGACGTCGCACTCAGTATGGGATACGACAGCCCTAGCGCATTCACCTCCATGTTCAGGAAGCAGCTTGGGGTGGTGCCAAGCGAGTATTTCCGGATCGGCGAATAA